One window of the Magnolia sinica isolate HGM2019 chromosome 19, MsV1, whole genome shotgun sequence genome contains the following:
- the LOC131235624 gene encoding probable pectinesterase/pectinesterase inhibitor 61 → MALYQLDIISFSFIIIVASIISLDVEAHHPRDKISEACKNTRFPHICEGTAMLIPKSNDCGVTDIAKMSIQATLNKITEAKAITAKMMEAQTEDDMAHSSFEVCQQAYQDAIDALKESIKNMDARSHVDLMDNLSAAMSAFSTCDDGFAEATGEDSPLADVNSILTKLTSNSLALGEHINLKHH, encoded by the coding sequence ATGGCATTGTATCAGCTAGACATCATTTCTTTCTCATTCATAATCATTGTAGCCTCCATCATCTCACTGGACGTTGAGGCCCACCACCCAAGGGACAAGATCTCCGAGGCGTGCAAGAACACCCGTTTCCCCCACATTTGTGAGGGGACGGCCATGCTCATACCAAAGTCCAACGACTGCGGGGTGACCGACATTGCAAAGATGTCTATCCAAGCCACGCTCAACAAGATCACAGAAGCTAAGGCCATCACAGCTAAGATGATGGAAGCTCAAACTGAGGATGATATGGCGCACTCGAGCTTTGAAGTGTGTCAACAAGCGTACCAAGATGCCATAGACGCCCTCAAGGAGTCAATCAAGAATATGGATGCTCGGTCTCATGTGGATCTCATGGACAACCTGTCTGCCGCCATGTCGGCCTTCTCGACCTGCGATGACGGGTTCGCCGAGGCGACGGGAGAAGACTCGCCCTTGGCAGATGTTAATTCTATCCTTACCAAGCTTACAAGCAATTCCCTCGCATTGGGAGAGCATATTAATTTGAAACACCATTAG
- the LOC131234780 gene encoding universal stress protein PHOS34-like isoform X2, translated as MASNRNIGIAVDFSPCSRKAITWVSENLLREGDHLIVINIQPSFQYEKGEMQLWEATGSPIIPLSEFSNPSISKKYGVNPEKETLDILSRAAGQNGVVVAAKIYWGDAGKKICKAIEKIPLHCLVIGSRGLSKVKRVLLGSVSKYVVNHAACPVTVVKNL; from the exons ATGGCATCTAACAGAAACATCGGCATCGCAGTAGATTTCTCTCCATGCAGCAGAAAAGCTATTACATGGGTGTCTGAGAATCTGCTCAGAGAAGGAGACCATCTCATCGTCATTAACATACAGCCATCTTTCCAGTACGAGAAAGGAGAGATGCAACTCTGGGAAGCCACGGGCTCAC CCATTATTCCCCTGAGCGAATTCTCCAATCCCAGCATTTCCAAGAAATATGGCGTTAATCCAGAAAAGGAAACACTCGACATACTTAGTCGTGCTGCTGGACAAAATGGG GTAGTAGTAGCTGCCAAGATATATTGGGGAGATGCAGGGAAGAAGATATGCAAAGCAATTGAGAAGATCCCCTTGCATTGTCTGGTTATAGGAAGCAGGGGACTTAGCAAAGTTAAGAG GGTGCTTTTGGGAAGTGTCAGCAAATATGTAGTGAACCATGCAGCTTGCCCCGTGACGGTAGTCAAGAACTTGTAA
- the LOC131234780 gene encoding universal stress protein PHOS34-like isoform X1, with product MASNRNIGIAVDFSPCSRKAITWVSENLLREGDHLIVINIQPSFQYEKGEMQLWEATGSPIIPLSEFSNPSISKKYGVNPEKETLDILSRAAGQNGVPATLSLSHSAMHASTVQINDVIHVVVAAKIYWGDAGKKICKAIEKIPLHCLVIGSRGLSKVKRVLLGSVSKYVVNHAACPVTVVKNL from the exons ATGGCATCTAACAGAAACATCGGCATCGCAGTAGATTTCTCTCCATGCAGCAGAAAAGCTATTACATGGGTGTCTGAGAATCTGCTCAGAGAAGGAGACCATCTCATCGTCATTAACATACAGCCATCTTTCCAGTACGAGAAAGGAGAGATGCAACTCTGGGAAGCCACGGGCTCAC CCATTATTCCCCTGAGCGAATTCTCCAATCCCAGCATTTCCAAGAAATATGGCGTTAATCCAGAAAAGGAAACACTCGACATACTTAGTCGTGCTGCTGGACAAAATGGGGTAcctgcaactctctctctctctcatagtgCCATGCATGCATCTACTGTTCAAATCAATGATGTCATACAT GTAGTAGTAGCTGCCAAGATATATTGGGGAGATGCAGGGAAGAAGATATGCAAAGCAATTGAGAAGATCCCCTTGCATTGTCTGGTTATAGGAAGCAGGGGACTTAGCAAAGTTAAGAG GGTGCTTTTGGGAAGTGTCAGCAAATATGTAGTGAACCATGCAGCTTGCCCCGTGACGGTAGTCAAGAACTTGTAA